A stretch of Janibacter endophyticus DNA encodes these proteins:
- a CDS encoding L-threonylcarbamoyladenylate synthase, whose protein sequence is MATFVEVHPDNPQARTIAQVAQRIREGALVAFPTDSGYALGGRLDDQAIKDRIRDIRRLDDKHHYTLLCRDFAQLGQLVHVDNHMFRAIRAATPGPYTFILPATKEVPRRLLHAKKKTVGVRIPDHPVVQALLEELGEPLLSSTLLLPGHEETPVFGWDVKEELDHAVDIVIDAGEVSTAPTTVIDYSSGTAEVARHGAGDADPFEG, encoded by the coding sequence ATGGCCACCTTCGTCGAGGTCCACCCGGACAACCCCCAGGCACGCACCATCGCCCAGGTCGCGCAGCGCATCCGTGAGGGCGCCCTCGTCGCCTTCCCGACCGACTCCGGCTACGCCCTCGGCGGGCGGCTCGACGACCAGGCCATCAAGGACCGGATCCGCGACATCCGGCGGCTCGACGACAAGCACCACTACACGCTGCTGTGCCGAGACTTCGCCCAGCTGGGGCAGCTCGTGCACGTCGACAACCACATGTTCCGTGCGATCCGCGCGGCCACCCCGGGGCCGTACACGTTCATCCTCCCGGCGACGAAGGAGGTGCCCCGGCGGCTGCTGCACGCCAAGAAGAAGACCGTCGGTGTGCGCATCCCGGACCACCCCGTCGTCCAGGCCCTCCTCGAGGAGCTCGGCGAGCCGCTGCTCTCGAGCACCCTGCTGCTGCCCGGCCATGAGGAGACCCCGGTCTTCGGCTGGGACGTCAAGGAGGAGCTCGACCACGCCGTCGACATCGTCATCGACGCCGGCGAGGTGAGCACCGCTCCGACGACGGTCATCGACTACAGCTCCGGGACGGCCGAGGTGGCCCGCCACGGAGCCGGTGACGCCGACCCCTTCGAGGGTTAG
- a CDS encoding single-stranded DNA-binding protein gives MSTKPRSAADEGEDVNEVHLVGRVSGDPEEKELPSGDALVTFRLVTSRRRGEPVDTIDVACWSAGARRSAQRLGDGDRAEVQGALRRRFFRTPGGAVSRYEVEARRLRKA, from the coding sequence ATGTCAACCAAACCACGGTCTGCGGCCGACGAGGGGGAGGACGTCAACGAGGTGCACCTCGTGGGCCGGGTCAGCGGAGACCCCGAGGAGAAGGAGCTGCCCAGCGGCGACGCCCTCGTCACCTTCCGGCTCGTCACGTCTCGTCGCCGGGGCGAGCCGGTCGACACGATCGACGTCGCGTGCTGGTCCGCCGGCGCTCGTCGCTCGGCGCAGCGTCTGGGCGACGGCGACCGCGCCGAGGTCCAGGGGGCGCTGCGCCGGCGGTTCTTCCGGACGCCCGGTGGGGCGGTGAGCCGCTACGAGGTCGAGGCCCGGCGGCTGCGCAAGGCGTAG
- the arfB gene encoding alternative ribosome rescue aminoacyl-tRNA hydrolase ArfB — protein MADLGDLQVPPGPGIPGGLVIPAADLVERFSRASGPGGQGVNTTDSRVQLSLDLAASTALTDAHRQRALRRLEIRLVGTTLTVDASEHRSQRRNRVAARERLAALLREALAPPPPARRPTRPTKGSQRRRLEAKRQRSATKARRGRPRAED, from the coding sequence ATGGCTGACCTCGGAGACCTCCAGGTCCCGCCAGGACCGGGCATCCCCGGCGGCCTCGTCATCCCCGCGGCGGACCTCGTCGAACGCTTCTCCCGCGCCTCCGGCCCCGGAGGGCAGGGCGTCAACACCACCGACTCGCGGGTGCAGCTCTCGCTCGACCTGGCCGCGAGCACCGCACTCACCGACGCGCACCGTCAGCGAGCGCTGCGCCGGCTCGAGATCCGGCTCGTCGGGACCACCCTCACCGTCGACGCGTCGGAGCACCGATCGCAGCGGCGCAACCGGGTCGCCGCCCGCGAGCGGCTCGCGGCACTGCTGCGGGAGGCGCTCGCCCCGCCTCCCCCGGCCCGCCGCCCGACCCGGCCGACGAAGGGCTCCCAGCGGCGCCGGCTCGAGGCGAAACGTCAGCGCTCGGCGACCAAGGCCCGGCGCGGGCGGCCCCGCGCCGAGGACTGA
- a CDS encoding OsmC family protein, whose amino-acid sequence MAQQDGAEATGGTGTGYREVTLTRTSLGHYTARNARGGEIRLAAGDDDSFTPVELLLAAIAGCSAVDVDHITSRRAEPEAFDVQVSGVKASTPESGNHMSDLEVTFTLRFPEGEDGDRARAALPRAVEQSRDRLCTVSRTVQLGTPITMRAADLPGTDG is encoded by the coding sequence ATGGCTCAGCAGGACGGCGCAGAGGCCACCGGAGGGACGGGCACCGGCTATCGAGAGGTCACCCTGACCCGCACCTCCCTCGGGCACTACACCGCCCGCAACGCGCGCGGCGGGGAGATCCGCCTCGCTGCGGGGGACGACGACAGCTTCACCCCGGTCGAGCTGCTCCTCGCGGCGATCGCCGGCTGCAGCGCGGTCGACGTCGACCACATCACGAGCCGCCGCGCCGAGCCCGAGGCCTTCGACGTGCAGGTGAGCGGCGTCAAGGCGTCGACCCCGGAGTCGGGCAACCACATGAGCGACCTCGAGGTGACCTTCACCCTGCGCTTCCCCGAGGGGGAGGACGGCGACCGAGCCCGGGCGGCGCTCCCGCGAGCCGTCGAGCAGTCGCGCGACCGGCTCTGCACGGTCTCGCGGACCGTCCAGCTCGGCACCCCGATCACGATGCGTGCGGCGGACCTCCCGGGGACGGATGGCTGA
- a CDS encoding VOC family protein — protein MEQRANFVTLAVEDVDRSRAFYVDGLGWQPVFEAPGEVLFLPVGHGLVLSLWSRAGFTAEVGEPSTGLAPITLAHNVLSPAEVDEVLAGAAAAGAPVTPGEQREWGGYSGYFADPDGYRWEVAHDPSPLGDDLVTQSRRWLAARTPSPVAGVAPAVQDHYPEDAAHCYGCGARNPQGHQLKTRWAGESRTETVTRFVPGAEQTAMPGYVYGGLVASVVDCSGTGSAALAATHAAGRDLEAEGALRFVTGTLEVRYVRPTPMGEELVVTGRIEELKGRKVTVLLTVEAAGSVVAEGRVVALQLPDEMRA, from the coding sequence ATGGAGCAGCGCGCGAACTTCGTCACCCTCGCCGTCGAGGACGTCGACCGATCGAGGGCCTTCTACGTCGACGGGCTGGGCTGGCAGCCGGTGTTCGAGGCGCCCGGGGAGGTGCTCTTCCTCCCCGTCGGCCACGGGCTCGTGCTGTCGCTCTGGTCGCGGGCAGGATTCACCGCGGAGGTGGGGGAGCCCAGCACCGGCCTGGCGCCGATCACCTTGGCGCACAACGTCCTCAGCCCGGCGGAGGTCGACGAGGTGCTGGCCGGGGCAGCCGCCGCGGGCGCCCCGGTCACCCCGGGGGAGCAGCGTGAGTGGGGCGGCTACTCGGGCTACTTCGCCGACCCCGACGGCTACCGCTGGGAGGTCGCGCACGATCCCTCGCCCCTGGGTGATGATCTCGTGACCCAGAGCCGACGATGGCTGGCCGCCCGCACCCCTTCGCCCGTGGCCGGGGTGGCACCCGCGGTCCAGGACCACTACCCGGAGGACGCCGCGCACTGCTACGGGTGCGGTGCGCGCAACCCGCAGGGTCACCAGCTGAAGACCCGGTGGGCGGGGGAGTCCCGGACCGAGACGGTCACCCGCTTCGTCCCCGGCGCCGAGCAGACTGCCATGCCGGGCTACGTCTACGGCGGGCTCGTCGCCTCGGTCGTCGACTGCTCCGGCACCGGATCGGCCGCGCTCGCGGCGACCCACGCCGCGGGGCGTGACCTCGAGGCCGAGGGTGCCCTGCGGTTCGTCACCGGGACCCTCGAGGTCCGCTACGTGCGGCCGACCCCGATGGGGGAGGAGCTCGTGGTCACCGGGCGGATCGAGGAGCTCAAGGGGCGCAAGGTCACCGTCTTGCTCACCGTGGAGGCCGCCGGCTCGGTCGTCGCCGAGGGGCGCGTCGTCGCGCTGCAGCTGCCCGACGAGATGCGCGCATGA
- a CDS encoding alpha/beta fold hydrolase, which translates to MRQPSATIEHRRERVGGLRTAWVERHADVATSRVPLVLVPGLSMSWQAYRWVLDALPTDRDVMVVDPPGAGRSARLRGGMSAGAQARHLAAWLDHLQLPGLDLVGHSLGALTAARLAAARPELVRAVTLVSPSPDPRMPRLREHVGALAAGVPQEAPRVLVQAAYDYVRSSPRVVAGFRREIGTTADEVMEGVRATVLVVRGSEDRVSSERWCGDLAEAGGGRLVTVPDGAHGLPQQHPRELVALLDDRSTDRHG; encoded by the coding sequence GTGCGACAGCCATCGGCCACGATCGAGCACCGACGCGAGCGCGTCGGTGGGCTGCGGACCGCCTGGGTGGAGCGTCACGCCGATGTCGCCACCTCGCGCGTCCCGCTCGTGCTCGTGCCCGGGCTGTCGATGTCCTGGCAGGCATACCGCTGGGTGCTCGACGCCCTCCCGACGGATCGGGACGTCATGGTCGTCGATCCTCCGGGCGCCGGTCGCAGCGCCCGCCTCCGGGGCGGCATGAGCGCCGGTGCCCAGGCCCGCCACCTCGCTGCCTGGCTGGACCATCTCCAGCTGCCGGGGCTCGACCTCGTCGGCCACTCGCTCGGTGCGCTCACAGCCGCCCGGCTCGCTGCTGCCCGCCCGGAGCTGGTGCGCGCCGTCACGCTCGTGTCGCCCTCGCCGGACCCCCGCATGCCGCGGCTGCGCGAGCATGTCGGCGCCCTCGCCGCCGGAGTCCCGCAGGAGGCCCCCCGCGTCCTGGTGCAAGCGGCCTACGACTACGTGCGCTCGAGCCCCCGGGTGGTCGCCGGATTCCGTCGCGAGATCGGCACCACCGCCGACGAGGTGATGGAGGGCGTCCGGGCCACGGTGCTCGTCGTCCGCGGCTCCGAGGACCGAGTGTCCAGCGAGCGCTGGTGCGGCGACCTCGCCGAGGCCGGCGGCGGGCGACTCGTCACGGTGCCCGACGGCGCGCACGGACTCCCTCAGCAGCACCCGCGAGAGCTCGTGGCGCTCCTCGACGACCGCTCGACAGATCGTCATGGCTGA
- a CDS encoding glycine C-acetyltransferase, with translation MYAIKDDLRSELDEIEAAGLTKTERLITTPQSAHIATAAGEALNFCANNYLGLANHPDVVAAARDALDEWGFGMASVRFICGTQTQHRELEEAIADLVGTEDSILFPSCFDANGGIFEVLLGPEDVIISDALNHASIIDGVRLSKAQRRRYANRDMDDLRTQLEEARAGGARRILVVTDGAFSMDGYLAPLAEICDLAEEHGALVMVDDSHATGFVGEHGRGSHEACGVMDRVDIVTGTLGKALGGGSGGFVAGPREVVDLLKQRARPYLFSNAVAPSVVAGSLKAVHIARGSDKLRQVLRRNAALFRGLMTDAGFELLPGEHAIVPVMFPGEEGARQATQVADRMLELGIYVIAFSYPVVPKGQARIRVQLSAAHSEEDVRACVDAFVQAREEVAPR, from the coding sequence ATGTACGCGATCAAGGACGACCTGCGCAGCGAGCTCGACGAGATCGAGGCCGCCGGGCTGACGAAGACCGAGCGCCTCATCACCACGCCGCAGTCCGCGCACATCGCGACCGCCGCCGGGGAGGCGCTGAACTTCTGCGCCAACAACTACCTCGGGCTGGCCAACCATCCCGACGTCGTCGCGGCCGCCCGCGACGCGCTCGACGAGTGGGGCTTCGGCATGGCGAGCGTGCGCTTCATCTGCGGCACGCAGACCCAGCACCGAGAGCTCGAGGAGGCCATCGCCGACCTCGTGGGGACGGAGGACTCGATCCTCTTCCCATCGTGCTTCGACGCCAACGGTGGCATCTTCGAGGTCCTGCTCGGACCCGAGGACGTCATCATCTCCGACGCCCTCAACCACGCCTCGATCATCGACGGCGTGCGGCTGAGCAAGGCGCAGCGCCGTCGCTACGCGAACCGCGACATGGACGACCTGCGCACCCAGCTCGAGGAGGCCCGCGCCGGGGGTGCGCGGCGCATCCTCGTCGTCACCGACGGCGCCTTCTCCATGGACGGCTACCTCGCTCCCCTGGCGGAGATCTGCGACCTCGCCGAGGAGCACGGCGCCCTCGTCATGGTCGACGACTCGCACGCGACCGGCTTCGTCGGCGAGCACGGTCGTGGCTCGCACGAGGCGTGCGGGGTGATGGACCGCGTCGACATCGTCACCGGCACCCTCGGCAAGGCTCTCGGGGGCGGCAGCGGCGGCTTCGTCGCCGGGCCCCGGGAGGTCGTCGACCTGCTCAAGCAGCGGGCGCGCCCCTACCTCTTCTCCAACGCCGTCGCGCCGTCCGTCGTCGCCGGCTCGCTCAAGGCCGTCCACATCGCGCGCGGGTCCGACAAGCTGCGGCAGGTGCTGCGCCGCAACGCCGCCCTCTTCCGCGGGCTCATGACCGACGCCGGCTTCGAGCTGCTCCCCGGCGAGCACGCGATCGTCCCGGTGATGTTCCCCGGCGAGGAGGGCGCCCGGCAGGCGACCCAGGTGGCCGACCGCATGCTCGAGCTCGGGATCTACGTCATCGCCTTCTCCTACCCCGTCGTCCCGAAGGGGCAGGCCCGCATCCGGGTCCAGCTCTCCGCGGCACACTCCGAGGAGGACGTCCGGGCCTGCGTCGACGCCTTCGTCCAGGCCCGCGAGGAGGTGGCGCCCCGATGA
- a CDS encoding NYN domain-containing protein, which translates to MTAETDTRGSARIAVLIDCDNVSAKHAGDILEELAKYGTPTVKRAYGDWTTSQLSGWKSELHRNAIQPVQQFAYTKGKNSSDSALIIDAMDLLWQGNVEAFALVSSDSDFTRLATRLRESGRRVYGLGLRKTPESLRRAVDQFIFLEVLGEESAADEEPTPSATSGADAPDDGQSSSINLQSALTKAINATSNDEGWASLGQVGQHLGRAHADFDPRDFGHQKLSSLVAEQSYLETRTAGPLTEVRLRARRSTRRATGRRNGSG; encoded by the coding sequence ATGACCGCCGAGACCGACACCCGCGGCTCCGCCCGTATCGCCGTGCTCATCGACTGCGACAACGTCTCGGCCAAGCATGCCGGCGACATCCTCGAGGAGCTCGCGAAGTACGGCACCCCGACGGTCAAGCGTGCCTACGGCGACTGGACCACCTCGCAGCTCTCCGGCTGGAAGTCCGAGCTGCACCGCAACGCGATCCAGCCCGTCCAGCAGTTCGCCTACACCAAGGGCAAGAACTCCTCGGACTCCGCCCTGATCATCGACGCGATGGACCTGCTGTGGCAGGGCAACGTCGAGGCCTTCGCGCTCGTCTCCTCCGACTCGGACTTCACCCGGCTGGCCACCCGGCTGAGGGAGTCCGGGCGCCGGGTCTACGGGCTCGGGCTGCGCAAGACCCCGGAGTCGCTGCGTCGGGCGGTCGACCAGTTCATCTTCCTCGAGGTCCTGGGCGAGGAGTCCGCCGCGGACGAGGAGCCCACGCCGAGCGCGACGTCCGGCGCGGACGCGCCCGACGACGGCCAGAGCTCGAGCATCAACCTCCAGAGCGCTCTGACCAAGGCGATCAACGCGACCTCCAACGACGAGGGCTGGGCCTCCCTGGGCCAGGTCGGTCAGCACCTCGGCCGCGCGCACGCGGACTTCGACCCGCGCGACTTCGGTCACCAGAAGCTCAGCTCGCTCGTCGCGGAGCAGTCCTACCTCGAGACGCGGACGGCCGGTCCGCTCACCGAGGTGCGGCTGCGGGCGCGGCGGAGCACCCGCAGGGCCACCGGGCGCAGGAACGGCTCGGGCTAA
- a CDS encoding DUF309 domain-containing protein: protein MRDRDDAGRARQARPRDALGRPLPYGAKGVEPVSEDPLPPLETIAEARRLLDEGRPFSAHEVLEARWKAAPGAERDLWQGLAQICVGLTHLARGNEVGGRRLLQRGSDRVEEYGRGSGETYGLDLTEVLRCARAS, encoded by the coding sequence ATGAGGGACCGGGACGACGCTGGACGGGCCCGCCAGGCGCGTCCTCGAGACGCCCTCGGGCGTCCGTTGCCCTACGGGGCGAAGGGGGTCGAACCGGTGAGCGAGGACCCGTTGCCCCCGCTCGAGACGATCGCCGAGGCCCGCCGCCTGCTCGACGAGGGGCGCCCGTTCTCGGCCCACGAGGTGCTCGAGGCCCGGTGGAAGGCGGCACCCGGGGCTGAGCGCGACCTGTGGCAGGGGCTCGCGCAGATCTGTGTCGGTCTGACGCATCTCGCACGGGGCAACGAGGTCGGAGGCCGCCGGCTGCTGCAGCGGGGCAGCGACCGGGTCGAGGAGTACGGCCGGGGGAGCGGGGAGACCTACGGCCTCGACCTCACCGAGGTCCTGCGCTGCGCACGCGCGTCGTGA
- the tdh gene encoding L-threonine 3-dehydrogenase produces the protein MRALVKTRPGPGLEMIDVPEPTPGPREVKIRVLRAGLCGTDLHLHDWDPWAAETVRTPMILGHEFSGIVAEVGPDVTDVEVGQLVSGEGHIVCGRCRNCRAGRRHLCINTQGIGVNRDGAFAEHVVIPASNVWVQPEDFDPDLAAVFDPLGNATHTTLSFPLAGEDVVVTGAGPIGVMAVAIARHVGARYVAVTDLSGERLALARAAGADICVNPAEGDLRQAMRALGMREGFDIGLEMSGAPPAVASMIDHMNHGGRIAMLGLPKEPYPVDWGKVITHMITIKGIYGREMYDTWYAMSSMLSTSRALRDAVTSVITHRFPATEWQTAFDTARSGQCGKVVMDWS, from the coding sequence ATGCGTGCCCTCGTCAAGACCCGCCCCGGACCGGGCCTGGAGATGATCGACGTCCCCGAGCCCACGCCCGGACCGCGGGAGGTGAAGATCCGGGTCCTGCGTGCCGGTCTGTGCGGCACCGACCTGCACCTCCACGACTGGGACCCGTGGGCCGCCGAGACGGTGCGGACCCCGATGATCCTCGGGCACGAGTTCAGCGGCATCGTCGCCGAGGTCGGCCCCGACGTCACCGACGTCGAGGTCGGCCAGCTCGTCTCCGGGGAGGGACACATCGTCTGCGGCCGGTGCCGCAACTGCCGCGCCGGCCGTCGCCACCTGTGCATCAACACCCAGGGCATCGGGGTCAACCGGGACGGGGCCTTCGCCGAGCACGTCGTCATCCCCGCGAGCAACGTCTGGGTCCAGCCCGAGGACTTCGACCCCGACCTCGCCGCGGTCTTCGACCCGCTCGGCAACGCGACCCACACGACCCTCTCCTTCCCCCTCGCCGGTGAGGACGTGGTCGTCACTGGCGCCGGGCCGATCGGTGTCATGGCCGTGGCGATCGCCCGGCACGTCGGGGCGCGCTACGTCGCCGTCACCGACCTCTCCGGGGAGCGCCTCGCGCTCGCCCGGGCAGCGGGCGCCGACATCTGCGTCAACCCGGCCGAGGGCGACCTGCGTCAGGCGATGCGTGCCCTCGGGATGCGCGAGGGCTTCGACATCGGCCTCGAGATGAGCGGTGCTCCCCCGGCCGTCGCGTCGATGATCGACCACATGAACCACGGCGGCCGGATCGCGATGCTCGGCCTGCCCAAGGAGCCCTACCCGGTCGACTGGGGCAAGGTGATCACCCACATGATCACCATCAAGGGCATCTACGGCCGCGAGATGTACGACACCTGGTACGCCATGAGCTCGATGCTCTCGACCTCCCGCGCGCTGCGTGATGCCGTCACCTCGGTCATCACGCACCGCTTCCCCGCAACCGAGTGGCAGACCGCCTTCGACACCGCCCGCTCCGGGCAGTGCGGCAAGGTCGTCATGGACTGGAGCTGA
- a CDS encoding glutamate--cysteine ligase, which yields MGKEVAAQSYTREERQRYREKVHQNLDVFERMLAEAHFEAERPLTGLEIELNLIDEDHDPAFANAEVLEAIDDPDFQTELARFNIELNVAPRPLPGDSALGLETELRSSLDEADQRARSRGSRIVAIGILPTIRPEHFQGEWISRNNRYTALNDSIFVARGEDIAIDIEGPTGERVHTFADSIAPESACTSVQLHLQVSPGDFADHWNAAQAVSAPQVALAANSPFFFGRRLHAETRIELFKQATDTRPIELKNQGVRPRVFFGERWITSIFDLFEENVRYFPALLAESTDEDPVAVLEEGGTPRLAELNLHNGTVYRWNRPIYDIADGGPHVRVENRVLPAGPTIVDVLANAAFYYGLVRTLATEERPVWTRLSFVAARANFDAAARDGLDARLYWPGQGEVGADELTLRHLLPLAAKGLEDWGVSQSVCDRYLSVIEGRCTTGQNGAAWQTSCVQRLEERGADRREALAQMLERYVEHMHTNEPVHTWPLPG from the coding sequence GTGGGCAAGGAAGTCGCCGCGCAGAGCTACACGCGCGAGGAGCGCCAGCGCTACCGCGAGAAGGTCCACCAGAACCTCGACGTCTTCGAGCGGATGCTCGCCGAGGCCCACTTCGAGGCCGAGCGTCCCCTCACCGGGCTGGAGATCGAGCTCAACCTCATCGACGAGGACCACGACCCGGCCTTCGCCAACGCCGAGGTGCTCGAGGCGATCGACGACCCCGACTTCCAGACCGAGCTCGCACGGTTCAACATCGAGCTCAACGTCGCGCCGCGGCCGCTGCCCGGCGACTCGGCGCTCGGCCTCGAGACCGAGCTGCGCAGCTCGCTCGACGAGGCCGACCAGCGGGCCCGCAGCCGGGGCAGCCGGATCGTCGCCATCGGCATCCTCCCGACGATCCGGCCGGAGCACTTCCAGGGCGAGTGGATCAGCCGCAACAACCGCTACACGGCGCTCAACGACTCGATCTTCGTCGCGCGCGGCGAGGACATCGCCATCGACATCGAGGGGCCGACGGGGGAGCGCGTGCACACCTTCGCCGACTCCATCGCCCCCGAGTCCGCCTGCACCTCGGTCCAGCTCCACCTCCAGGTCAGCCCGGGCGACTTCGCCGACCACTGGAACGCCGCGCAGGCCGTCAGCGCGCCGCAGGTCGCGCTCGCCGCGAACTCACCCTTCTTCTTCGGCCGGCGGCTGCACGCCGAGACCCGGATCGAGCTCTTCAAGCAGGCCACCGACACCCGGCCGATCGAGCTGAAGAACCAGGGCGTCCGCCCGCGCGTCTTCTTCGGCGAGCGGTGGATCACCTCGATCTTCGACCTCTTCGAGGAGAACGTCCGCTACTTCCCGGCCTTGCTCGCCGAGTCCACCGACGAGGACCCCGTCGCGGTCCTCGAGGAGGGCGGCACGCCGAGGCTCGCCGAGCTCAACCTGCACAACGGCACCGTCTACCGCTGGAACCGGCCGATCTACGACATCGCGGACGGAGGCCCGCACGTCCGCGTCGAGAACCGTGTGCTGCCGGCCGGCCCGACGATCGTCGACGTGCTGGCCAACGCCGCCTTCTACTACGGCCTCGTCCGCACCCTCGCGACCGAGGAGCGTCCGGTGTGGACGAGGCTCTCCTTCGTCGCGGCCCGGGCGAACTTCGACGCGGCCGCCAGGGACGGGCTGGACGCCCGCCTCTACTGGCCGGGTCAGGGAGAGGTCGGGGCGGACGAGCTCACGCTGCGTCACCTGCTGCCGCTGGCGGCGAAAGGGTTGGAGGACTGGGGCGTCTCGCAGTCGGTCTGCGACCGCTACCTCAGCGTCATCGAGGGGCGCTGCACGACGGGCCAGAACGGCGCCGCCTGGCAGACGTCGTGCGTCCAGCGGCTCGAGGAGCGCGGGGCCGACCGGAGGGAGGCGCTGGCCCAGATGCTCGAGCGGTACGTCGAGCACATGCACACCAACGAGCCCGTCCACACCTGGCCGCTGCCCGGCTGA
- a CDS encoding ArsO family NAD(P)H-dependent flavin-containing monooxygenase, with the protein MAERTDIVVIGGGQAGLACSYWLSRAGIDHLVLDEQDRPGGAWHRTWPSLRLFSPSAYSSLPGRTMPPHPDVFPPVSHVLEYLADYEERYQVPVRRPVRVTDVSADVDGLSVHTDGGEVRARHVINATGTWRAPFVPMVEGAGRFRGRQIHSAHYEGPAAFAGQRVAVVGGGNSGVQITADLVGTAEQVHLCSTTRLRFLPDEVDGRYLFQRATARVQSSAEQEPELSGTIVAMPAVREARAKGALRLRAMPDRLDETGAVIGRAHVDLDAVIWATGFRPALRHLRSLRLRARDGIPEVKGNRSTKDPRVSFVGYGDWTGPASATLIGVGRTARALVDALEEELRP; encoded by the coding sequence ATGGCTGAGCGCACCGACATCGTCGTCATCGGCGGGGGGCAGGCCGGGCTCGCCTGCAGCTACTGGCTCTCCCGCGCCGGCATCGACCACCTCGTCCTCGACGAGCAGGACCGGCCGGGCGGGGCCTGGCACCGGACGTGGCCCTCGCTGCGCCTCTTCTCGCCGTCGGCGTACTCGTCGCTGCCGGGTCGGACGATGCCGCCGCACCCGGACGTCTTCCCACCGGTCAGCCACGTCCTCGAGTACCTCGCGGACTACGAGGAGCGCTACCAGGTCCCGGTCCGACGCCCGGTGCGCGTCACCGACGTGAGCGCCGACGTCGACGGGCTGAGCGTGCACACCGACGGGGGAGAGGTGCGCGCCCGCCACGTCATCAACGCCACCGGGACGTGGCGGGCCCCCTTCGTCCCGATGGTCGAGGGGGCGGGCCGCTTCCGCGGCCGGCAGATCCACTCGGCCCACTACGAGGGCCCGGCGGCCTTCGCCGGGCAGCGGGTGGCGGTCGTCGGCGGCGGCAACTCCGGGGTCCAGATCACCGCCGACCTCGTCGGCACGGCGGAGCAGGTGCACCTGTGCTCGACCACCCGCCTGCGCTTCCTGCCGGACGAGGTCGACGGTCGCTACCTCTTCCAGCGCGCGACCGCCCGGGTCCAGAGCAGCGCGGAGCAGGAGCCCGAGCTCTCCGGCACCATCGTCGCGATGCCGGCGGTCCGGGAGGCCAGGGCGAAGGGGGCGCTGCGGCTGCGCGCGATGCCTGACCGTCTCGATGAGACGGGTGCCGTCATCGGGCGGGCGCACGTCGACCTGGACGCCGTGATCTGGGCGACGGGGTTCCGGCCCGCGCTGCGGCACCTTCGATCCCTCCGCCTCCGAGCGCGGGACGGGATCCCCGAGGTCAAGGGCAACCGGTCGACGAAGGACCCTCGGGTCTCCTTCGTCGGCTACGGGGACTGGACCGGGCCGGCGTCGGCGACGCTCATCGGCGTGGGCCGGACGGCCAGGGCCCTCGTGGACGCCCTGGAGGAAGAGCTTCGGCCCTAG
- a CDS encoding histidine phosphatase family protein, translating into MTSSAGRLVLVRHGQTEWSRDGRHTGLTDLPLLPEGEEDARSLAEHLARFPFARVLTSDLGRARRTAELAGLEGEVDVDLREWDYGAAEGRTTAEIREEEGPSWTVFDGVSPGASPGETVEEVAARASRVLARVRPNVEEGRDVALVGHGHALRILTAVWLGHAPRLAAQLVLDAGAVSILGFYREDPCVIAWNVPVGGLAALV; encoded by the coding sequence ATGACCTCTTCCGCCGGCCGGCTGGTGCTCGTCCGTCACGGCCAGACCGAGTGGAGCCGGGACGGGCGCCATACCGGGCTGACCGATCTGCCCCTCCTGCCCGAGGGCGAGGAGGACGCGAGGTCGCTCGCCGAGCACCTGGCGCGCTTCCCCTTCGCCCGCGTGCTCACCTCCGACCTCGGTCGGGCGCGCCGGACGGCCGAGCTGGCCGGCCTCGAGGGCGAGGTCGACGTGGACCTGCGGGAGTGGGACTACGGAGCGGCCGAAGGGAGGACGACGGCCGAGATCCGCGAGGAAGAGGGACCGTCGTGGACGGTCTTCGACGGGGTGTCCCCCGGCGCGTCCCCTGGGGAGACCGTCGAGGAGGTCGCGGCGCGCGCCTCGCGGGTGCTGGCCCGGGTCCGACCGAACGTCGAGGAGGGACGGGACGTGGCTCTCGTGGGTCACGGCCACGCGCTGCGGATCCTGACGGCGGTGTGGCTCGGCCACGCACCCCGGCTCGCAGCGCAGCTCGTGCTCGACGCGGGCGCCGTCTCGATCCTCGGGTTCTACCGCGAGGACCCGTGCGTCATCGCGTGGAACGTCCCCGTCGGTGGGCTCGCCGCGCTCGTCTGA